A section of the Citrus sinensis cultivar Valencia sweet orange chromosome 8, DVS_A1.0, whole genome shotgun sequence genome encodes:
- the LOC107178346 gene encoding copper transporter 1-like has product MTFFWGKNSEILFSGWPGTSPGMYVLALILVFVLAVLVERLSHCKLMKPGANHATAGLIQTLLHAIRVGLAFFVMLAIMSFNAVCFWWLLLVILLGSRVLVAVRVAGKSSLLGEYVPLGSSGNF; this is encoded by the exons ATGACGTTTTTCTGGGGGAAGAATTCTGAAATTCTCTTCTCAGGCTGGCCTGGAACAAGCCCAGGAATGTATGTGTTAGCTTTGATACTTGTGTTTGTGTTGGCTGTGTTGGTTGAGCGGCTCTCTCATTGCAAATTGATGAAGCCTGGTGCAAATCATGCAACCGCTGGTTTGATTCAGACTCTTCTGCATGCAATCAGGGTTGGTCTTGCTTTCTTCGTGATGCTTGCTATCATGTCCTTTAATGCAGTGTGTTTTTGGTGGCTGTTGCTGGTCATACTTTTGGGTTCTCGAGTTTTGGTAGCag ttcgagtcgcagggaagtcgtCTTTGTTGGGAGAATATGTGCCTCTCGGTTCGAGCGGGAACTTCTAG
- the LOC102620311 gene encoding UDP-glucose iridoid glucosyltransferase-like isoform X3: protein MNPISHLSPRLHFCSRTNRNKMERQEQQKASRLVFVLYPSQGHINPMLQLATILHSKGFSITIIHPKFNSPNLSNYPEFTCIPISDNLPESQDSFGDFGIVTALNKNCEGPLTECIQQMLKAEDPQDRLSCIVYDSVMHFSQSVADYLKLPGISVRTGPAATMLAFAVCPRLDEQGYISFLESMSLDGKSDLLSLLLKELAFSMKKFTAHGLLELRAAVTDSVQRCSALILNTVDFIEQEALTKVQELFSASAFTIGPFHKLAPTISSSLLKEDSHCISWLNKQAPKSVIYVSFGSVASIDEKELLETAWGLANCEQPFLWVVRPGLVRGSNCSELLPINFQDSVGERGCIVEWAPQKEVLANDAVGGFWSHCGWNSTLESICEGIPMLCRPFFGDQNVNRRYVCDVWNVGLELEEFERGRIEKAIKTLMVDTEGEEMRKKATHLKEKVELSLKEGGSCYNSLNDLAEKILSFRPNEDGASGPTSVFSC from the exons ATGAATCCCATTAGCCATTTAAGTCCTCGTCTTCATTTTTGCAGCCGCACCaacagaaacaaaatggaGAGACAAGAACAACAAAAGGCCAGCCGCTTGGTGTTTGTGTTGTATCCATCTCAAGGCCACATAAATCCTATGCTTCAGCTTGCCACCATCCTTCACTCAAAAGGCTTTTCAATCACCATCATTCACCCAAAATTCAACTCTCCCAACTTATCTAATTATCCTGAATTCACATGCATACCCATATCAGATAACTTACCTGAAAGCCAAGACTCATTTGGGGATTTTGGCATCGTTACCGCTCTTAACAAGAATTGTGAAGGACCGTTGACTGAATGCATTCAACAAATGTTGAAAGCAGAGGATCCGCAAGATCGGCTTTCGTGTATCGTTTATGACAGCGTTATGCACTTTTCTCAAAGTGTTGCAGATTATTTAAAGCTTCCGGGAATCAGTGTTCGTACTGGCCCTGCTGCCACAATGTTGGCCTTCGCTGTCTGTCCTCGTCTTGATGAGCAAG GTTACATCTCCTTCCTAG AATCTATGTCCCTGGACGGAAAGAGCGATCTCCTGTCCCTCCTGCTTAAGGAACTAGCTTTTTCaatgaaaaaatttacagCCCATGGTTTGTTAGAGTTAAGAGCTGCTGTAACAGATTCAGTGCAAAGGTGTTCGGCTCTCATTCTTAACACAGTTGATTTCATTGAACAAGAAGCACTGACAAAAGTTCAAGAACTATTCTCAGCTTCAGCTTTCACCATAGGTCCTTTTCACAAATTAGCGCCAACCATTTCTAGTTCATTACTAAAGGAAGACAGTCATTGCATTTCTTGGCTAAACAAGCAAGCTCCAAAGTCTGTCATTTATGTAAGTTTTGGCAGCGTAGCTAGCATAGACGAGAAAGAGCTGCTCGAAACAGCTTGGGGCCTGGCAAACTGTGAGCAACCTTTCTTGTGGGTGGTTAGGCCAGGTTTGGTTCGTGGCTCGAATTGCTCGGAACTATTaccaattaattttcaagataGCGTTGGAGAAAGGGGTTGCATTGTGGAATGGGCACCGCAAAAGGAGGTGCTAGCAAATGATGCTGTAGGTGGGTTTTGGAGCCATTGTGGCTGGAATTCTACTCTCGAAAGCATTTGCGAAGGCATTCCAATGCTATGCAGGCCATTTTTCGGGGATCAAAACGTAAACAGGAGATATGTGTGTGACGTTTGGAATGTAGGCTTGGAATTGGAGGAGTTCGAGAGAGGGAGGATTGAGAAAGCTATAAAAACACTCATGGTAGATACAGAAGGCGAAGAGATGAGGAAAAAGGCAACACATTTGAAGGAGAAGGTGGAGCTGTCTCTGAAAGAAGGTGGTTCTTGCTacaattcattgaatgatttagCTGAGAAAATCTTATCATTCCGACCAAATGAAGATGGAGCTTCTGGACCAACCAGTGTTTTTAGCTGCTGA
- the LOC102620311 gene encoding UDP-glucose iridoid glucosyltransferase-like isoform X2: MNPISHLSPRLHFCSRTNRNKMERQEQQKASRLVFVLYPSQGHINPMLQLATILHSKGFSITIIHPKFNSPNLSNYPEFTCIPISDNLPESQDSFGDFGIVTALNKNCEGPLTECIQQMLKAEDPQDRLSCIVYDSVMHFSQSVADYLKLPGISVRTGPAATMLAFAVCPRLDEQGYISFLESMSLDGKSDLLSLLLKELAFSMKKFTAHGLLELRAAVTDSVQRCSALILNTVDFIEQEALTKVQELFSASAFTIGPFHKLAPTISSSLLKEDSHCISWLNKQAPKSVIYVSFGSVASIDEKELLETAWGLANCEQPFLWVVRPGLVRGSNCSELLPINFQDSVGERGCIVEWAPQKEVLANDAVGGFWSHCGWNSTLESICEGIPMLCRPFFGDQNVNRRYVCDVWNVGLELEEFERGRIEKAIKTLMVDTEGEEMRKKATHLKEKVELSLKEGGSCYNSLNDLAEKILSFRPNEDGASGPTSVFSC, encoded by the exons ATGAATCCCATTAGCCATTTAAGTCCTCGTCTTCATTTTTGCAGCCGCACCaacagaaacaaaatggaGAGACAAGAACAACAAAAGGCCAGCCGCTTGGTGTTTGTGTTGTATCCATCTCAAGGCCACATAAATCCTATGCTTCAGCTTGCCACCATCCTTCACTCAAAAGGCTTTTCAATCACCATCATTCACCCAAAATTCAACTCTCCCAACTTATCTAATTATCCTGAATTCACATGCATACCCATATCAGATAACTTACCTGAAAGCCAAGACTCATTTGGGGATTTTGGCATCGTTACCGCTCTTAACAAGAATTGTGAAGGACCGTTGACTGAATGCATTCAACAAATGTTGAAAGCAGAGGATCCGCAAGATCGGCTTTCGTGTATCGTTTATGACAGCGTTATGCACTTTTCTCAAAGTGTTGCAGATTATTTAAAGCTTCCGGGAATCAGTGTTCGTACTGGCCCTGCTGCCACAATGTTGGCCTTCGCTGTCTGTCCTCGTCTTGATGAGCAAGGTTACATCTCCTTCCTAG AATCTATGTCCCTGGACGGAAAGAGCGATCTCCTGTCCCTCCTGCTTAAGGAACTAGCTTTTTCaatgaaaaaatttacagCCCATGGTTTGTTAGAGTTAAGAGCTGCTGTAACAGATTCAGTGCAAAGGTGTTCGGCTCTCATTCTTAACACAGTTGATTTCATTGAACAAGAAGCACTGACAAAAGTTCAAGAACTATTCTCAGCTTCAGCTTTCACCATAGGTCCTTTTCACAAATTAGCGCCAACCATTTCTAGTTCATTACTAAAGGAAGACAGTCATTGCATTTCTTGGCTAAACAAGCAAGCTCCAAAGTCTGTCATTTATGTAAGTTTTGGCAGCGTAGCTAGCATAGACGAGAAAGAGCTGCTCGAAACAGCTTGGGGCCTGGCAAACTGTGAGCAACCTTTCTTGTGGGTGGTTAGGCCAGGTTTGGTTCGTGGCTCGAATTGCTCGGAACTATTaccaattaattttcaagataGCGTTGGAGAAAGGGGTTGCATTGTGGAATGGGCACCGCAAAAGGAGGTGCTAGCAAATGATGCTGTAGGTGGGTTTTGGAGCCATTGTGGCTGGAATTCTACTCTCGAAAGCATTTGCGAAGGCATTCCAATGCTATGCAGGCCATTTTTCGGGGATCAAAACGTAAACAGGAGATATGTGTGTGACGTTTGGAATGTAGGCTTGGAATTGGAGGAGTTCGAGAGAGGGAGGATTGAGAAAGCTATAAAAACACTCATGGTAGATACAGAAGGCGAAGAGATGAGGAAAAAGGCAACACATTTGAAGGAGAAGGTGGAGCTGTCTCTGAAAGAAGGTGGTTCTTGCTacaattcattgaatgatttagCTGAGAAAATCTTATCATTCCGACCAAATGAAGATGGAGCTTCTGGACCAACCAGTGTTTTTAGCTGCTGA
- the LOC102621322 gene encoding 17.3 kDa class I heat shock protein-like has translation MSLIPSFFGNRRSSVFDPFSLDVWDPFRDFPLSASSFPSAVSSQFPGEASAFVNTRVDWKETPEAHVFKADLPGLRKEEVKVEVEDDRVLQISGQRNIEKEDKSDTWHRVERSSGMFSRRFRLPENAKMDRIKASMENGVLTVTVPKAEEAKKANVRAIQISG, from the coding sequence ATGTCGCTGATTCCAAGCTTCTTCGGCAACCGACGCAGCAGTGTGTTCGATCCGTTCTCACTCGACGTTTGGGATCCATTCAGGGACTTCCCTCTCTCTGCTTCTTCTTTTCCATCTGCGGTGTCCTCTCAGTTCCCTGGAGAAGCCTCTGCTTTCGTTAATACCCGCGTGGACTGGAAGGAAACCCCAGAGGCCCACGTGTTCAAGGCTGATCTTCCGGGGCTAAGGAAAGAGGAGGTGAAGGTCGAGGTTGAGGATGACAGGGTGCTTCAGATAAGCGGGCAGAGGAACATTGAGAAGGAAGACAAGAGCGACACGTGGCATCGCGTGGAGCGTAGCAGTGGCATGTTCTCGAGGAGGTTCAGGCTGCCGGAGAATGCGAAGATGGACCGCATTAAGGCTTCAATGGAGAACGGTGTGCTTACTGTTACCGTTCCTAAAGCGGAGGAGGCCAAGAAAGCTAATGTCAGGGCTATTCAAATCTCTGGCTga
- the LOC107178347 gene encoding copper transporter 1: MGHITFFWGTNTEILFPGWPGESFSCYILALIFVFMISLTVEWISHAKLIKSGISNVASGILQTLMYAFRIGLAYLVMLAVMSFNIGVLLAAVAGYSVGFLIFGSQVFRNNLKIEPYQDLSDLPPLNC, encoded by the coding sequence ATGGGTCATATAACATTTTTCTGGGGCACAAATACTGAGATTCTATTCCCAGGATGGCCAGGCGAGAGCTTCAGTTGCTACATATTAGCTTTAATCTTTGTGTTCATGATCTCACTGACAGTGGAGTGGATCTCGCATGCGAAATTGATCAAGTCTGGCATAAGCAATGTCGCTTCAGGGATTTTGCAGACTCTCATGTATGCCTTCAGGATTGGACTGGCCTATTTGGTGATGCTTGCTGTCATGTCGTTTAATATTGGTGTGTTGCTTGCTGCAGTTGCTGGATATTCAGTTGGTTTCTTGATTTTTGGGAGTCAGGTTTTTAGGAATAATCTTAAGATTGAACCTTACCAGGATTTATCAGATCTTCCTCCTCTGAATTGCTAA
- the LOC107178348 gene encoding UDP-glucose iridoid glucosyltransferase-like translates to MLQLGTILNSKSFAITVADTRFTSPNPSNYPNFDFLLIVGGFISSNPSFGDLLASILFLYHNSKAPFQQCSTLLMEQQKARAEVISCIFHDKITYFSKAVSAWSFQAAACALLVQLNIILAKLFLSRVCTPFKNICLRPNLSHWNNCHLDKALRFYKLFQLSLSKQIQEHCQVPIFSIGPLHEFTPVLSSGLLKEDPSCITRLDKEFCFIHI, encoded by the exons ATGCTTCAGCTGGGAACCATTCTTAATTCAAAGAGTTTTGCAATTACAGTTGCAGACACCAGATTTACCTCACCTAATCCTTCAAACTACCCTAATTTTGATTTCCTGCTGATCGTAGGTGGCTTCATCAGTTCTAACCCTTCCTTTGGGGATTTGCTGGCTTCCATTCTATTCCTCTATCACAATTCCAAAGCACCTTTCCAGCAATGCTCTACTCTATTAATGGAACAACAGAAGGCACGAGCTGAGGTGATCTCCTGTATCTTCCATGATAAAATCACGTATTTCTCAAAAGCTGTATCAGCCTGGAGCTTTCAAGCAGCAGCTTGTGCCCTGCTAGTGCAGCTCAATATAATTCTCGCAAAGCTATTCCTCAGCAGGGTATGTACCCCGTTTAAGAAT ATCTGCCTTCGTCCAAATTTGAGTCACTGGAATAATTGTCACTTGGACAAAGCGTTGCGATTTTACAAACTCTTTCAGCTCTCACTTTCAAAACAAATCCAAGAGCATTGCCAAGTTCCAATCTTCTCAATAGGCCCTCTTCACGAATTTACACCAGTCCTCTCTAGCGGCTTGTTAAAAGAAGACCCGAGCTGCATTACACGGCTTGACAAAGAATTCTgctttatacatatataa
- the LOC102620759 gene encoding 17.3 kDa class I heat shock protein-like — MSLIPSFFGNRRSSVSNPFSLDVWDPFRDFPFPSGYSPALSSQFPPETSAVVNARVDWKETPEAHVFKADLPGLRKEEVKVEVEDDRVLQISGQRKIEKEDKNDTWHRVERSSGMFSRRFRLPENVKMDQIKASMESGVLTVTVPKVEVTKPDVKAIEISG; from the coding sequence ATGTCGTTGATTCCAAGCTTCTTCGGAAACCGACGCAGCAGCGTCTCTAATCCATTTTCACTCGACGTTTGGGATCCATTCAGGGACTTCCCTTTCCCTTCCGGTTATTCGCCTGCGCTGTCCTCTCAGTTCCCTCCAGAAACCTCTGCTGTCGTTAATGCCCGCGTGGACTGGAAGGAAACCCCGGAAGCCCACGTGTTCAAGGCCGATCTTCCGGGGCTCAGGAAAGAGGAAGTGAAGGTCGAGGTCGAAGACGACAGGGTGCTTCAGATAAGCGGTCAGAGGAAGATTGAGAAGGAAGACAAGAACGACACGTGGCATCGCGTTGAGCGTAGCAGTGGCATGTTCTCAAGGAGGTTCAGGCTGCCTGAGAATGTGAAGATGGATCAGATTAAGGCTTCCATGGAGAGTGGTGTGCTCACTGTTACTGTTCCGAAAGTGGAGGTGACCAAACCTGATGTTAAGGCTATCGAAATCTCTGGTTAA
- the LOC102621606 gene encoding 18.1 kDa class I heat shock protein, whose amino-acid sequence MSMIPSFFGKRRSSVFDPFSLDVWDFSSSSQFPQETSAFVNTRVDWKETPEAHVFKADLPGVKKEEVKVEVEDDRVLQISGQRKIEKEDRNDTWHRVERSSGAFSRRFRLPENVEVDQIKASMENGVLTVTVPKAEEAKKSNVRAVQISG is encoded by the coding sequence ATGTCGATGATTCCAAGCTTCTTCGGAAAACGCCGCAGCAGTGTCTTCGATCCATTCTCTCTTGACGTCTGGGATTTCTCTTCCTCATCTCAGTTCCCGCAAGAGACCTCGGCTTTCGTCAACACCCGCGTCGACTGGAAGGAAACCCCGGAAGCCCACGTGTTCAAGGCCGATCTGCCGGGGGTGAAGAAAGAGGAAGTGAAGGTCGAGGTCGAGGATGACAGGGTGCTTCAGATAAGCGGGCAGAGGAAGATCGAGAAGGAAGACAGGAACGACACGTGGCATCGCGTGGAGCGCAGCAGTGGAGCGTTCTCGCGGAGGTTCAGGCTACCGGAGAATGTGGAGGTGGACCAGATTAAGGCCTCAATGGAGAATGGTGTGCTCACTGTTACCGTTCCTAAAGCGGAGGAGGCCAAGAAATCCAATGTCAGGGCTGTTCAAATTTCTGGCTGA
- the LOC102621053 gene encoding 18.2 kDa class I heat shock protein has translation MSLIPSFFGNRRSSVFDPFSLDVWDPFRDFPLPSGYSSALSSQFPPETSAVVNARVDWKETPEAHVFKADLPGLRKEEVKVEVEDDRVLQISGQRGIEREDKNDTWHRWERSSGMFSRRFRLPENVKMDQIKASMENGVLTVTVPKVEEARKANAKAIEISG, from the coding sequence ATGTCGCTGATTCCAAGCTTCTTCGGCAACCGACGCAGCAGTGTGTTCGATCCATTCTCGCTCGACGTTTGGGATCCATTCAGGGACTTCCCTTTGCCGTCTGGTTATTCGTCTGCGCTGTCCTCCCAGTTCCCTCCAGAAACCTCCGCTGTCGTTAACGCCCGCGTGGACTGGAAGGAAACCCCGGAAGCCCACGTGTTCAAGGCCGATCTCCCGGGGCTGAGGAAAGAGGAAGTGAAGGTCGAGGTCGAGGACGACAGGGTGCTTCAGATAAGCGGGCAGAGGGGGATCGAGAGGGAGGACAAGAACGACACGTGGCATCGCTGGGAGCGCAGCAGCGGCATGTTCTCGAGGAGGTTCAGGCTGCCTGAGAATGTGAAGATGGATCAGATAAAGGCTTCCATGGAGAATGGTGTGCTCACTGTTACAGTCCCTAAGGTGGAGGAGGCCAGGAAAGCTAATGCCAAGGCTATTGAAATTTCTGGCtga
- the LOC102620311 gene encoding UDP-glucose iridoid glucosyltransferase-like isoform X4, which yields MNPISHLSPRLHFCSRTNRNKMERQEQQKASRLVFVLYPSQGHINPMLQLATILHSKGFSITIIHPKFNSPNSSNYPEFTFIPISDNLPESQDSFGDIFGIVSALNKNCEGPLTECIQQMLKAEDPQDRLSCIVYDSVMHFSQSVADHLKLPGISVRTGPAATMFAFAVCPRLDEQGYISFLESMSLDGKSDLLSLLLKELAFSMKKFTAHGLLELRAAVTDSVQRCSALILNTVDFIEQEALTKVQELFSASAFTIGPFHKLAPTISSSLLKEDSHCISWLNKQAPKSVIYVSFGSVASIDEKELLETAWGLANCEQPFLWVVRPGLVRGSNCSELLPINFQDSVGERGCIVEWAPQKEVLANDAVGGFWSHCGWNSTLESICEGIPMLCRPFFGDQNVNRRYVCDVWNVGLELEEFERGRIEKAIKTLMVDTEGEEMRKKATHLKEKVELSLKEGGSCYNSLNDLAEKILSFRPNEDGASGPTSVFSC from the exons ATGAATCCCATTAGCCATTTAAGTCCTCGTCTTCATTTTTGCAGCCGCACCaacagaaacaaaatggaGAGACAAGAACAACAAAAGGCCAGCCGCTTGGTGTTTGTGTTGTATCCATCTCAAGGCCACATAAATCCTATGCTTCAGCTTGCCACCATCCTTCACTCAAAAGGCTTTTCAATCACCATCATTCACCCAAAATTCAACTCTCCCAACTCATCTAATTATCCTGAATTCACATTCATACCCATATCAGATAACTTACCTGAAAGCCAAGACTCATTTGGGGATATTTTTGGCATCGTTTCAGCTCTTAACAAGAATTGTGAAGGACCGTTGACTGAATGCATTCAACAAATGTTGAAAGCAGAGGATCCGCAAGATCGGCTTTCGTGTATCGTTTATGACAGCGTTATGCACTTTTCTCAAAGTGTTGCTGATCATTTAAAGCTTCCGGGAATCAGTGTTCGTACTGGCCCTGCTGCCACAATGTTCGCCTTCGCTGTCTGTCCTCGTCTTGACGAGCAAGGTTACATCTCCTTCCTAG AATCTATGTCCCTGGACGGAAAGAGCGATCTCCTGTCCCTCCTGCTTAAGGAACTAGCTTTTTCaatgaaaaaatttacagCCCATGGTTTGTTAGAGTTAAGAGCTGCTGTAACAGATTCAGTGCAAAGGTGTTCGGCTCTCATTCTTAACACAGTTGATTTCATTGAACAAGAAGCACTGACAAAAGTTCAAGAACTATTCTCAGCTTCAGCTTTCACCATAGGTCCTTTTCACAAATTAGCGCCAACCATTTCTAGTTCATTACTAAAGGAAGACAGTCATTGCATTTCTTGGCTAAACAAGCAAGCTCCAAAGTCTGTCATTTATGTAAGTTTTGGCAGCGTAGCTAGCATAGACGAGAAAGAGCTGCTCGAAACAGCTTGGGGCCTGGCAAACTGTGAGCAACCTTTCTTGTGGGTGGTTAGGCCAGGTTTGGTTCGTGGCTCGAATTGCTCGGAACTATTaccaattaattttcaagataGCGTTGGAGAAAGGGGTTGCATTGTGGAATGGGCACCGCAAAAGGAGGTGCTAGCAAATGATGCTGTAGGTGGGTTTTGGAGCCATTGTGGCTGGAATTCTACTCTCGAAAGCATTTGCGAAGGCATTCCAATGCTATGCAGGCCATTTTTCGGGGATCAAAACGTAAACAGGAGATATGTGTGTGACGTTTGGAATGTAGGCTTGGAATTGGAGGAGTTCGAGAGAGGGAGGATTGAGAAAGCTATAAAAACACTCATGGTAGATACAGAAGGCGAAGAGATGAGGAAAAAGGCAACACATTTGAAGGAGAAGGTGGAGCTGTCTCTGAAAGAAGGTGGTTCTTGCTacaattcattgaatgatttagCTGAGAAAATCTTATCATTCCGACCAAATGAAGATGGAGCTTCTGGACCAACCAGTGTTTTTAGCTGCTGA
- the LOC102620311 gene encoding UDP-glucose iridoid glucosyltransferase-like isoform X1 has protein sequence MNPISHLSPRLHFCSRTNRNKMERQEQQKASRLVFVLYPSQGHINPMLQLATILHSKGFSITIIHPKFNSPNLSNYPEFTCIPISDNLPESQDSFGDFGIVTALNKNCEGPLTECIQQMLKAEDPQDRLSCIVYDSVMHFSQSVADYLKLPGISVRTGPAATMLAFAVCPRLDEQGYISFLESMSLDGKSDLLSLLLKELAFSMKKFTAPGFLELRAAVTDSVQRCSALIFNTVDFIEQEALTKVQELFSASAFTIGPFHKLAPTISSSLLKEDSHCISWLNKQAPKSVIYVSFGSVASIDEKELLETAWGLANCEQPFLWVVRPGLVRGSNCSELLPINFQDSVGERGCIVEWAPQKEVLANDAVGGFWSHCGWNSTLESISEGIPMLCRPFSGDQNVNRRYVCDVWNVGLELEEFERGKIEKAIKTLMVDTEGEEMRKKATHLKEKVELSLKEGGSCYNSLNDLAEKILSFRPNEDGASGPTSVFSC, from the exons ATGAATCCCATTAGCCATTTAAGTCCTCGTCTTCATTTTTGCAGCCGCACCaacagaaacaaaatggaGAGACAAGAACAACAAAAGGCCAGCCGCTTGGTGTTTGTGTTGTATCCATCTCAAGGCCACATAAATCCTATGCTTCAGCTTGCCACCATCCTTCACTCAAAAGGCTTTTCAATCACCATCATTCACCCAAAATTCAACTCTCCCAACTTATCTAATTATCCTGAATTCACATGCATACCCATATCAGATAACTTACCTGAAAGCCAAGACTCATTTGGGGATTTTGGCATCGTTACCGCTCTTAACAAGAATTGTGAAGGACCGTTGACTGAATGCATTCAACAAATGTTGAAAGCAGAGGATCCGCAAGATCGGCTTTCGTGTATCGTTTATGACAGCGTTATGCACTTTTCTCAAAGTGTTGCAGATTATTTAAAGCTTCCGGGAATCAGTGTTCGTACTGGCCCTGCTGCCACAATGTTGGCCTTCGCTGTCTGTCCTCGTCTTGATGAGCAAGGTTACATCTCCTTCCTAG AATCTATGTCCCTGGACGGAAAGAGCGATCTCCTGTCCCTCCTGCTTAAGGAACTAGCTTTTTCaatgaaaaaatttacagCCCCTGGTTTCTTAGAGTTAAGAGCTGCTGTAACAGATTCAGTGCAAAGGTGTTCGGCTCTCATTTTTAACACAGTTGATTTCATTGAACAAGAAGCACTAACAAAAGTTCAAGAACTATTCTCAGCTTCAGCTTTCACTATAGGTCCTTTTCACAAATTAGCGCCAACCATTTCTAGTTCATTACTAAAGGAAGACAGTCATTGCATTTCTTGGCTAAACAAGCAAGCTCCAAAGTCTGTCATTTATGTAAGTTTTGGCAGCGTAGCTAGCATAGACGAGAAAGAGCTGCTCGAAACAGCTTGGGGCCTGGCAAACTGTGAGCAACCTTTCTTGTGGGTGGTTAGGCCAGGTTTGGTTCGTGGCTCGAATTGCTCGGAACTATTaccaattaattttcaagataGCGTTGGAGAAAGGGGTTGCATTGTGGAATGGGCACCGCAAAAGGAGGTGCTAGCAAATGATGCTGTAGGTGGGTTTTGGAGCCATTGTGGCTGGAATTCTACTCTCGAAAGCATTTCTGAAGGCATTCCAATGCTATGCAGGCCATTTTCCGGGGATCAAAACGTAAACAGGAGATATGTGTGTGACGTTTGGAATGTAGGCTTGGAATTGGAGGAGTTCGAGAGAGGGAAGATTGAGAAAGCTATAAAAACACTCATGGTAGATACAGAAGGCGAAGAGATGAGGAAAAAGGCAACACATTTGAAGGAGAAGGTGGAGCTGTCTCTGAAAGAAGGTGGTTCTTGCTacaattcattgaatgatttagCTGAGAAAATCTTATCATTCCGACCAAATGAAGATGGAGCTTCTGGACCAACCAGTGTTTTTAGCTGCTGA
- the LOC102620028 gene encoding 17.3 kDa class I heat shock protein-like, producing MSLIPSFFGNRRSSVSNPFSLDVWDPFRDFPFPSGYSPALSSQFPPETSAIVNARVDWKETPEAHVFKADLPGLRKEEVKVEVEDDRVLQISGQRKIEKEDKNDTWHRVERSSGMFSRRFRLPENVKMDQIKASMESGVLTVTVPKVEVTKPDVKAIAISG from the coding sequence ATGTCGTTGATTCCAAGCTTCTTCGGAAACCGACGCAGCAGCGTCTCTAATCCATTTTCACTCGACGTTTGGGATCCATTCAGGGACTTCCCTTTCCCTTCCGGTTATTCGCCTGCGCTGTCCTCTCAGTTCCCTCCAGAAACCTCTGCTATCGTTAATGCCCGCGTGGACTGGAAGGAAACCCCGGAAGCCCACGTGTTCAAGGCCGATCTTCCGGGGCTGAGGAAAGAGGAAGTGAAGGTCGAGGTCGAAGATGACAGGGTGCTTCAGATAAGCGGTCAGAGGAAGATTGAGAAGGAAGACAAGAACGACACGTGGCATCGCGTTGAGCGTAGCAGTGGCATGTTCTCAAGGAGGTTCAGGCTGCCTGAGAATGTGAAGATGGATCAGATTAAGGCTTCCATGGAGAGTGGTGTGCTCACTGTTACTGTTCCGAAAGTGGAGGTGACCAAACCTGATGTTAAGGCTATCGCAATCTCTGGTTAA